From Acipenser ruthenus chromosome 23, fAciRut3.2 maternal haplotype, whole genome shotgun sequence, the proteins below share one genomic window:
- the LOC117412957 gene encoding CXXC-type zinc finger protein 5-like isoform X2, whose protein sequence is MSSGHQEGTSKPDALDNSDDAQPTVTERRNKSGIISEPLSKSLKKSRALSQYSTVGSASSVNGQLHKGSNVEKSNTTSTTQKNIAQVLNKLERASEISEGQNGLHFSQAAELLKRAGAEHVLLPSDQGPGISDIEAVSATEAMNSPADFPYMGGFPFNPGLFIMTPAGVFLADSALHMASLAEYPMQNELASAINSGKKKRKRCGMCPPCRRRINCEQCSSCRNRKTGHQICKFRKCEELKKKPSAALEVMLPTGAAFRWFQ, encoded by the coding sequence ATGTCTAGCGGCCATCAGGAAGGAACCAGCAAACCCGATGCCCTGGATAACAGTGACGACGCTCAGCCCACTGTCACAGAGAGGAGAAACAAGAGCGGCATCATCAGCGAGCCTCTCAGTAAAAGTCTGAAGAAGTCTCGTGCTTTGTCACAGTACTCCACCGTCGGCAGTGCTAGCTCTGTAAATGGACAATTACACAAAGGAAGCAATGTGGAGAAAAGCAACACTACCTccacaacacaaaaaaacattgcacAAGTGTTGAACAAATTGGAAAGGGCGTCCGAAATCTCAGAAGGACAGAATGGGTTACACTTCTCCCAGGCAGCTGAGCTGCTGAAACGGGCAGGGGCAGAACACGTGCTTCTCCCGAGCGACCAGGGGCCTGGGATCAGTGACATCGAGGCTGTCTCGGCCACAGAAGCCATGAACAGCCCTGCCGACTTCCCCTACATGGGGGGCTTTCCCTTCAACCCCGGTCTTTTCATCATGACCCCTGCTGGGGTGTTTCTGGCAGACAGTGCACTGCACATGGCGAGCTTGGCAGAGTATCCCATGCAGAATGAATTGGCATCTGCCATTAATTCtgggaaaaagaaaaggaaaagatGTGGGATGTGCCCTCCCTGTCGCAGGCGGATAAATTGCGAGCAGTGCAGCAGTTGTCGGAATCGCAAAACAGGCCACCAGATTTGCAAATTCCGAAAATGCGAGGAACTTAAAAAGAAGCCTTCAGCTGCCCTGGAG
- the LOC117412957 gene encoding CXXC-type zinc finger protein 5-like isoform X1, which produces MSSGHQEGTSKPDALDNSDDAQPTVTERRNKSGIISEPLSKSLKKSRALSQYSTVGSASSVNGQLHKGSNVEKSNTTSTTQKNIAQVLNKLERASEISEGQNGLHFSQAAELLKRAGAEHVLLPSDQGPGISDIEAVSATEAMNSPADFPYMGGFPFNPGLFIMTPAGVFLADSALHMASLAEYPMQNELASAINSGKKKRKRCGMCPPCRRRINCEQCSSCRNRKTGHQICKFRKCEELKKKPSAALEKVMLPTGAAFRWFQ; this is translated from the coding sequence ATGTCTAGCGGCCATCAGGAAGGAACCAGCAAACCCGATGCCCTGGATAACAGTGACGACGCTCAGCCCACTGTCACAGAGAGGAGAAACAAGAGCGGCATCATCAGCGAGCCTCTCAGTAAAAGTCTGAAGAAGTCTCGTGCTTTGTCACAGTACTCCACCGTCGGCAGTGCTAGCTCTGTAAATGGACAATTACACAAAGGAAGCAATGTGGAGAAAAGCAACACTACCTccacaacacaaaaaaacattgcacAAGTGTTGAACAAATTGGAAAGGGCGTCCGAAATCTCAGAAGGACAGAATGGGTTACACTTCTCCCAGGCAGCTGAGCTGCTGAAACGGGCAGGGGCAGAACACGTGCTTCTCCCGAGCGACCAGGGGCCTGGGATCAGTGACATCGAGGCTGTCTCGGCCACAGAAGCCATGAACAGCCCTGCCGACTTCCCCTACATGGGGGGCTTTCCCTTCAACCCCGGTCTTTTCATCATGACCCCTGCTGGGGTGTTTCTGGCAGACAGTGCACTGCACATGGCGAGCTTGGCAGAGTATCCCATGCAGAATGAATTGGCATCTGCCATTAATTCtgggaaaaagaaaaggaaaagatGTGGGATGTGCCCTCCCTGTCGCAGGCGGATAAATTGCGAGCAGTGCAGCAGTTGTCGGAATCGCAAAACAGGCCACCAGATTTGCAAATTCCGAAAATGCGAGGAACTTAAAAAGAAGCCTTCAGCTGCCCTGGAG